In the Candidatus Delongbacteria bacterium genome, GCGCTGGAACTTCAGCTGGACGGCGGGCTGCGCGCTGAGCTGGACGCCATCTTCCCGGACACCCTGCAGGCCACCGATTGAACGCGTTGACGGCCCTGCTTTCCGAGAGCCTGGACTACGCCGGACTCTTCCCGCCGGCGGCCCTGCCCATGGCCGAGGCCTGGCGCGAGTTCCGCCGCCAGCTGACCATGGGGGAGCGCTGGTTGCTGGGCGGCTTCGTCTGCCCGGCCGCGCGCCTGGAGGAGTTGGCGGTCTGCGTGGAGGCGGACGACGGGCCGCTGCCGCTGGTGCTGCTGGCGGCCCGTCCGGACGGCCCGGACGGGGGCGCACGCTTGGCGGAGGACCAGGCGCGCTGGCGGGCCTTCGAAGGCCGCTTTCCCGATCGCGCCCAGCTGCGGGGCTGGGAAATTCGCCTGCCGGACGTGGCGGCGGAGGGGCTGGAGTCGCTGCTGGCCGTGGGTGCTGAGCAACTACCCGGCGAGTGTCCGCTGTTCTGGGAGCCAGATCCCGCCTGGGACGAGGAGCGGCTGGAGGGCCTGGGCCAGGCCCTGGCCGCTCAGCGCCTTGTCTCACGCCGGCACGGCTACAAGCTGCGCTGCGGCGGCACCCGGGCGGAGGACTTCCCCTCCGTCCCGCGCGTGGCCTGGGTGCTGGGGCTGGTGCGGCGCCACGAGCTGCCGCTCAAGCTCACGGCCGGGCTGCACCATCCGCTGCGCCACTACCGCCCGGAGCCGGGCGTCTGGATGCACGGCTTTCTCAATGTCTACCTGGCCGCCTTGGCCGCCCGCAGCCACGGTCTGGAGTCCCGCGACCTGGAGGCGATCCTGGGCGAGACGCGCGCCGACGCCTTTCGCCAGCGGCCGGACCGGCTGTCCTGGCGCGAGCTGACCGTGGATATCGTTGAAATTCGCGAGAGCCGGGCCTGGTTGGCCGGCCTTGGCAGTTGCAGCGTGGACGAGCCCGTGGCCGATCTGCAGGCCCTGGGCTGGCTGCCGCGCAGTTCCACAGAATCGGAGGGAACATGACCCCGCTACCGCTGGATGAGCAGCGCTCCTTCGTGGACGGCGCTCAGGAGACGGACTTTCCGATCCAGAACCTGCCCTACGGCGTGTTCCGGCCGGCGCCGGACGGCAGCCTGCTGGGCGCCCTGCCCCGGGTGGGCGTGGCCATCGGCGACCAGGTGCTGGACCTGGCCATCCTTGAGGAGGCCGGCCTGCTGGACGGCGTGCGCATGCACGGGATGCGGATCTTCGCCCGGGACGGACTCAACGCGCTGATGGCCGAGGGCCCGGCGGTCTGGAGGGCGCTGCGGGCCCGACTGACGGAGCTGCTGGACGAGCGCAACCCCGCGCTGCGCGAACGTCAGGGTGTGCGGGATGCCGCCTTGCGCCCCCTGTCCGCCGTCACTCTGGAGCTGCCCGCGCGCATCGGCGACTACACCGACTTCTACGCCTCGCGCCAGCACGCCACCAACGTGGGCGTGATGTTCCGAGGCAAGGAAAACGCGCTGCTGCCCAACTGGCTGCACCTACCGGTGGGCTACCACGGCCGGGCCAGCTCCGTCGTGCTGAGCGGCACGCCCGTCCGCCGGCCCCTGGGACAAACCGAGCGGCCCGAGGGCGGCGCGCCGCAGTTCGGGGCCAGTCGCCAACTGGACATCGAGCTCGAGGCAGGCTTCTTCGTGGGGCCAGGCAACGCCCTGGGCGAGGCCGTACCCCTGGCGGACGCCCGTGGCCAGCTCTTCGGCATGGTGCTGGTGAACGACTGGTCTGCGCGCGACATCCAAAAGTGGGAGTACCAGCCGCTGGGCCCTTTCCTGGCCAAGAATTTCGCCACCACCATCTCGCCCTGGGTGGTGCCGCTGGAAGCGCTGGAGCCCTTCCGCTGCGCCGGTCCGGAGCAGGACGATCCGGCGCCGCTGCCCTACCTGCGCCAGGCCGGCCCGCGCCTCTGGGATGTGGAACTGGAGGTCTGGCTGCGCACAGCCCGGGCGGCGGAGCCCGTCCGGATCGCGGCCAGCAATCTGCGACACCTCTACTGGGGTCCGGAACAGATGCTGACGCATCACACGGTGACCGGCTGCAACCTGCGTCCGGGGGATCTGCTGGCCACGGGCACCATCTCCGGCCCGGAGAAGGAGTCCTACGGCAGCCTGCTGGAGCTGTCCTGGCGCGGCAGCGAGCCTTTGCAGCTGCCGGATGGCGAGAACCGCGCCTTCCTGGAGGACGGGGACACAGTCGTGATCCGCGGGCGTGCCCAGGGCCAGGGCTGGCACATCGGCTTCGGCGAGGCCCGGGGAACCATCCTGCCTGCCCGCCCGTTGGAGTGACTTCATTGCGAATGGTCCATACGAGTACTATTGTGTGCGGCCCATTCCATTCAACCGAGAGTAGGGAGACAGACATCACACGGGTCATGCACAGCCGCTTGGTAGCCGGCAGCGCAGCAGGAATGCAACGGGGATTGCGGAAATCCTTGGTGCTGGCGCTGTTGTTTTTGCTGTGCGCTCAGTGGCTGTCGCTGGTGCCTCTAGTGATGAACGGGATCTCGGCCAACTCACATGAAGCTGTCGCGGAGTGTTCCTCCGAGGCCTGTGACGATTTGACAAGTCACTCCTGCGGATGCCTGGGCTGTCCAGTCCACGCTGGCAGCTTGGTGCTCCTCGACCGGGCGAACCACCCGGGCCCACCGGCCAGCGTACCCTTGGCTTGGCATATCGATGCTTCGTTGTGCATTCATCGCTTGGATGACTCCGTCTTCCGTCCGCCCTGCGCCTAAACCCCTTCCACATCACTTGTGAAGCGCTCGCACGCCCCTGGGCGTCTTGGAGCGTGGACTGATTCCCTTCATCGACAGCAAGGATGGATCTTCAATGCAACGACATGTGATGCAAACGCCGGCGGTTGGGCCGTGGCGGCCGCTGTTCTGGCTGCTGGCCCTGCTGGCCTGCGGACTGCCGGGGAACGCCCCCCGGGCCGCGGAAGCGGGACAGGATCCGGGCGGAACGGCCGGCCCGGCGGATACGCTGCGCCTGAGCTGGACCGACTTTCAATCGAATCGTGCGCGGCACCCGCGCCTGGCGGAGGCCCGGGCCGCGATCCGGGAGGCGGAGGGTGCGACCCGCGCGGCGCGCGCCCTGCCCAATCCCAGCTGGGAGGCACGCGTCCTGAGCGTGGATCCGCTGGGCGGAGGCGATCCCGCTCGCGAGGACGAGTGGTCTGTGAGCGTCCCCGTGGACTGGCTCTGGACCCGGCCCGGCGCCGTGAAGGCCGCCCGAGCGACAAAGGCCCAGGCGGAGGCCGAGGCCCGATTGGTGGAGCAGGCCGTGCAGATGGAAGCCGGCGCGGTCTTCTGGGGCCTGGTGCGCGACCAAGCCTTGGTGGAATCCCTGGATGAGCTGAGCCACCAGCTGCAGGACCTGCGGCAGGCGGTGGAGACCCGGGTGCGCGTAGGTGAAGCGCGGCCGGTGGAGGCGACCCGCGCCCGGGTGGAGGCCCTGCAGGCTGAGCTGGAGGCTGCGGCCGCCCTGCGCTCACTGGCCCTGAGCCGCGAGCAGTTCGCCCGCTGGCTGCCGGCGGGGGAGCGGCGCGTGCCGCTGGCGATGGCCGCGCTTGAGACATTGGTCGCCACCCCGGAGCCCGGGGCCGGTGGAGCCCTGCCGGACCATCCGCTGCTGCAGGCGGCCCGGGCCCGAGTCGGGGCCCAGCGCGGCGCCCTGGCCGTGGAACGCGGGCGGATCCTGCCCAAGCTCGAACTGCTGGCCAGCCTGGAGCGGGCCGATGACCGTCGCAGTACGGGGGCGGGCCTGGCCGTGGAGCTGCCCCTGTTCAACTGGAACCGCGGTCCGATCCAGCAGGCCCATGCGCGTCTGGACGCGGCGGAGGCGGGCCTGGAGACGGAGCGCCGCCGCTGGGCGGACGAGCGGGCGGCGGCCCTGGCGGCCTGCGAGTCGAGCCGGGAAGAGGCCCGCGCCTACCGGGAACAGATTCTACCCCAGGCCGAGGAGGCCGCCCGCGTGCTGACCCACAGTTGGCGGGTGGGGGAGTCCAACCTCTTCGAATTGATTGACGCCCGCCGCACCCTGGCGGCCACCCGCCGGCAGGCCATCCTGGTGTACTGCCAGGCCCAGCTGGACGGCTTGCGCCTCGAGATCCTGCTTGAGAAGGAGACGAACAAATGAAGACGCGTATCATCAGCCTGAATCTGGCCCTGTTGGCCTTGTTGGCCCTGGCCCAGTCCTGCGGCAAGCCCGCGGCCGAACCGGCCCACGAAGAAGTGGCGGTGGTGGAAGAGGATCACGAAGGCCACGGCCACGCCGCGGAGGGCGAGGCCGAACTCTCGGACCTGGACCGGCCCGTTGACGAGTTGTTCGCCGCCACCTGCGAACACGAGATGAACACCTACAAGTGCGCGGAGTGCCGCTACGAAGTGGGGGTGGTCCACACGCCGCCGCAGCTGTTCCAGGAGGGGCTGCTGAAACTGGGCAAGGTGGAGCGGCGGGTGGTGGACCTGCCCCTGACCCTGATGGGCGAAGTGGTCTTTGACGAGGGCCGGGTGACCCATTTGAGTCCCGTGACCGCGGGGATCATCCGCCAGGTGCACGTGACGCTGGGTCAGCGGGTCCGACGGGGCCAGCTGCTGCTGGAGCTGGAGAGCGCCGAGGCCGGTGAGGCCCAGGAGCGCCAGTTGGAGGCCGAGGCCCAGGTGGCGCGGGCCACGCGGGACTTCGAGCGGGCCAGCGAGCTGCGCGACCAGGGCATCAACTCGGAGAAGGAGTTCCTCCAGGCGCGACAAGAGCAGGAATCCGCCCGGATCCGCCTGAACACGGCCCAAAGCCGGTTGGCCTCGATGGGGCTCAGCGCCCAGGATCCCCCCGGGCGGGTGTTGGTCCGTGCGCCGGAGGACGGCACCGTGCTGACCTTGCACGCCGTGCCCGGCGAGAGCGTGCACCCGGAGGAATCCCTGGTCACGGTGGGCGACAACCGTGTTCTCTGGGTTTGGTGCGACCTCTACGAGCGGGACATCGCCGGATTGCTGAGCGGCCCGCAACCCGCGCGCCGGCCGGCCCGCGTCACGGTCAAGGCCTGGCCGCAAGAGAGCTTCACGGGCAGCGTCGAATTCATCAGTCCCTCCATGGACGTGGCGAGCCGCACGGCCAAAGTGCGCGTGGCGGTGCAGAACAAGGACCAGCGCCTGCTGGCGGGCATGTTCGCCCAGGTGCAGGTCTACCTGCCGGGCAGCGAGAACGTCCAGGCCGTGCCGGCCGCGGCGGTTTGCGAGGACGAGGGCCGGTCCTTCGTGTTCGTGCCCCACGGCGCGGACTACTTCGTGCGGCGCCCGGTGGTCACGGGCCGCGCCTGGGCGGACTGGGTCGAACTGGTCCAGCCCACCGACCTCTCCACCGTGGTGGCCGACGGCGTCTTCCTGCTGAAATCCGACGTGCTGCGCTCGAAAATGGGCGCCGGCTGCGCCGACTAGGAGAACAAGATGAAGCTCAATCTTTGGCTGCTGCAGCACCGTCTGCTGATGGTGCTGGCGGCGCTCGTGTTGACGGCGGCAGGGCTGGTGGCTTGGCGCAACCTGCCCATCGACGCTTTTCCCGACGTCACCAACATCCAGGTGATGATCCTGAGCCAAGCGCCCGGTCTGGCCGCCACGGACGTGGAGGACCGGATCAGCTATCCCATCGAGCAGGTGATGCGCGGCCTGCCCCGGGTGACCCAGGTGCGCTCGCTCTCCAAGGCCGGCCTCTCGCAGGTCGTGGTGATTTTTGAAGACGGCGTGGACACCTATTGGACGCGTCAGCAGGTCTTCGAACGGCTGGCCGTGGCGCGCGAACAGCTGCCCCCCGGCGTGGAGCCCGAGCTGGGTCCCATCAGCACCGGACTGGGCGAGATCTACCAGTACACGCTGGAAAGCGACTCGCTGGGCGCCATGGAGCTGCGGACGATCCAGGACTGGCTGGTGGCGCCGCTGCTCAAGCCTGTTCCCGGCGTCAACGAGGTCAACAGTTTCGGCGGCCTGGTGCGCCAGGTGCAGGTGCTGGTGGATCCGGACAAGCTGCTCACCTACGGCCTGACCCTGGACGAAGTGGCCACCGCCCTTGAGGCGAACAACGCCAACGCCGGCGGCGGCGTGGTGGCCCGGGGTTGGGAGCAGGTCTACTTGCGCGGCGTGGGTCTGCTGGGTGGAATCGGCGACGTGGAGAACGTGGTGCTGCGCGCCCGGGACGGTTCGCCCGTGCGCGTGCAGGACATCGCCGAGGTGGTGATCGGTGCCGAGTCGCGCCAGGGGGCGGTGACCCGGGACGGCCACGGCGAGGCGGTGGCGGGCATGATCATCATGCTCAAGGGCGCCAACGCCAAGGACGTGGTCAGCCGGGTCAAGGAGAGCATCGGCCGGATCCAGGAGACGCTGCCCGCGGGCGTGCGCCTGAACGTGTTCTACGACCGCACGACGCTGATCCAGGCCTGCATCCGGACGGTGCAGAACGCCCTGCTGGAGGGCGGCGTCTTCGTGATCCTGGTACTCTTCCTGTTCCTGGCCGAGTTCCGCACGGCCCTGATCGTGCTGCTCTCACTGCCGTTGACCTTCCTGATCAGTTTCATCGTGATGGGCTGGGCGGGCCTGAGTTCCAACCTGATGAGCCTGGGCGGGCTGGCCTTCTCGGTGGGCATGGTGGTGGACGCCTCCATCGTGGTGGTGGAGAACGTAAGACGCCATTTGGCCGAAGCGCTGCCGGAGACGTCTATCCGGGAAGTGGTGGCGCGCGCCGTGACGGAAGTGGCGCGGCCCGTGGCCTTCTCCGTGCTGATCGTGGCCATCATCCTGGTGCCGCTCTACACGCTGCAGGGCATCGAGGGCAAGATGTTCGCGCCCCTGGCCAGCACCATGCTCATCGCCCTGCTGGTCTCGCTGGTGGTTGCCTTCACCATTATTCCGGCCCTCGCGGACTTGCTGCTGAAGAAAATCCCTGAGCGTGAGTTCGGCTTCACCAAGCGCCTGCACGCCGGCTACCTGCGTTTGCTGGCGCGGGCCATCGCGCGGCCGGGCCTGACCCTGGGCCTCTCCGGCGGCGCCTTGCTGGCCTCCCTGGCGCTGGTGCCGTTCATCGGCACCGAGTTCATGCCGCCGCTGGACGAGGGGGCCATCGCCATCAACGTGGTGCGCCTGCCCAATGCCTCACTGGAAGGTTCCGTGGCTGTGGCGACGGCCATCGAGAAGCGGCTGGCCGCCTACCCGGAAGTGGAGTGCGTGGTGAGCAAGACCGGCCGCGCGGAGATCTCCGAGGATCCGATGGGGCCGGAGCAGACCGACGTGATCATCATGCTCAAGCCGCGCGGCAAGTGGAAGACTGGCCGGGACAAGACCGAGCTGGTGGCGGCTATCCAGACGGACCTGGCGAGCATCCCAGGTGTGCGCTATTCGTTCTCCCAACCCATCGCCCTGCGCGTGAACGAACTGATCTCCGGAGTGAAAAGCGATCTGGCCGTGAAGATCTTCGGACCGGATCTGGATGTACTGAAGGAATTGGCGGACAAGGCGGCGGCCGTGCTGCAGCAGGTGGAAGGGGCCAGCGACGTCAAGGTGGAGCAGATCTCGGGCATGCTGCAGTTGGACGTACGGATCGACCGCGCGGCGGCGGCGCGCCACGGGATCAGCATGGCCGACATCAACGACACCATCGAGCTGGCCGTGGCCGGACGGCAGGCCACCACGCTGATCGAGGAGCAGCGGCGCATCGCTGTGGTGCTGCGCTATCCGGCGGCCAACCGGACCACCCAGGCGGAACTGGAGCGCCTGCTGGTGGCGGCGCCGGGCGGCGAACGTGTGCCCCTGGCACAGCTGGCCACTTTTGAGTTGGTGGAGACTCCCACCCAGGTCAGCCGGGAGAACGGCATGCGTCGTGTGGTGGCCGAGGCCAACGTGCGCGACCGTGACCTGGGCAGCTTCGTGGCCGAAGTCCAGCAGCGCATGCAACCGCTGCTGAAGTCATTGCCCACCGGCTATCATTTGGAGTACGGCGGCCAGTTCGAGAACCAGCAGCGCGCCATGCGCCAGCTGGCGCTGGTAGTCCCCGTGGCGCTCCTGTTGATCCTGGTCCTGCTCTACTTGGCGCTGGGCTCCATCGGGGCTTCGCTCCTGGTGTTGCTCAATCTGCCCTTCTCGCTGGTGGGCGGGATTCTGGCGGTGGTGCTGTTTCGCATGCCGCTCTCCGTCTCCGCCGCCGTGGCCTTCATCGTGCTGCTCGGCGTGGCCGTGCAGAACGGCGTGGTGCTGGTGGCCTTCTTCCGCCAGTTACGGGCGGATGGCGAGAGCATTGAGGAGACCGTCCGCATCGGCTGCGACCTGCGCTTCCGGCCACTGCTGATGACCGCGCTCACCAGTTTCATCGGCCACCTGCCCATGCTCTACGCCACGGGCTCCGGTGCGGACATCCAAAGGCCGCTGGCCGTGGTGGTGATGGGCGGACTGGTGACGTCCACACTGCTGACCTTGATCGTCCTGCCCACGCTGTACCTGACGGCGCACCGCTGGCGGAGCGCCCGCCGGGCGCGCGCCGCGCGCTGAGCCGTTCGGCGCCCAACCGGCACCGGGAGGCCCACCTGGCTTCCCGGGCCGGCGGGCGCGGCGGCCGGGGTGGGTGTCGGCTGCCGGAGCGCCGGGAAGACCCTGCATTCGCCAGACGGGAGGAGAGATGAACGCCGCTGCCGGAGACATGAACCCGGTGCTGGAGCAGATCTGGGCGCATCGGTCGATCCGCGCCTATCGGCCTGAGCCGCTGGACGACGGGCTGTTGGACGAGGTGCTGGAGGCTGGCCTGCGCGCGGCCTCCAGCGGCAACATGCAGACCTGGTCGGTGATCGTGACCCGAGATGCCGAGCGCCGGCGCGGGCTCTGGGAATTACATCTCAGGCAGGACATGATCCTGCAGGCGCCGGTCGTCCTGGCCTTCTGCGCCGATTTCCGCCGCATGAGCCAGTGGTGCCGGCAGCGCGGGGCCGAGCCCGGCTACGACAACCTGCTCAGCTTCCTGGTGGCCACGGGCGACGTGTTCCTGGCCGCCCAGACCGCCGTGCTGGCCGCCGAGAGCCTGGGCTTGGGCACGTGCTACATGGGCACGACCCTGAACGCCATGGACGGACTCTGCGGATTCTACGGGCTGCCGCCGGGCGTGGTCCCCGTGACCAGTGTGGTGCTGGGCTGGCCGGCGGAGGATCCGGCGCCGCGCCTGCGTCTGCCGTTGGCGGGTCTGCGCCACGACGAGCGCTTCCGCGAGTACACGGCCGAGGAGATCGAGGCGACCTATCGGATCCGCGACGTTGAAGGCTGGGCGCGCTACCTGGCCTTCCCCGAGTTGGCGGCCCGGATGGGCCGGGACGGCATCGAGAACCTGGCCCAGGTGTACACCCGGCTCAAGTACCGCAAGCCGGACTTCGACGAAGCCTCCCGCCGCATCCTGGCCACGCTGCGGCGACAGGGCTTCATGGCGCAGGACGAATAGGGTTGGGGAAAGGATGGACGTGGGCGCCTGACTCGCCAGAGGCCCGGCGCCGGAGACGTGTCAGCGGACTTCCCGCCGCAGCCGGCGCAGGTCGGGGATCTGGATCTCGCGGCCGTTGAACTGGGCCAGGCCCTGTTCGCCCAGCTGGCGCACGGCCCGGGCCACCGTCTCCGGGCGGACGCCCAGCATGGCGGCCAGGTCCCGGCGCGCGAGGGGCAGTTCCAGCCGGGCCTGGTTGCCGCTCTCGTCCACGCTGCCGCAGCCGGGCAGCAGCTGCAGGAGGAGATCCTGCAGGCGCCACTCCAGGGTACGGGTGGCCAGGCGCAGGCGGGCCTCGCCGTAGTCGTAGAGTTCCTGGGCCAGCATGCGCGAGAATTCGTCGCGCAGGGCCGGATTGCGGCTGAGG is a window encoding:
- the fahA gene encoding fumarylacetoacetase, translating into MTPLPLDEQRSFVDGAQETDFPIQNLPYGVFRPAPDGSLLGALPRVGVAIGDQVLDLAILEEAGLLDGVRMHGMRIFARDGLNALMAEGPAVWRALRARLTELLDERNPALRERQGVRDAALRPLSAVTLELPARIGDYTDFYASRQHATNVGVMFRGKENALLPNWLHLPVGYHGRASSVVLSGTPVRRPLGQTERPEGGAPQFGASRQLDIELEAGFFVGPGNALGEAVPLADARGQLFGMVLVNDWSARDIQKWEYQPLGPFLAKNFATTISPWVVPLEALEPFRCAGPEQDDPAPLPYLRQAGPRLWDVELEVWLRTARAAEPVRIAASNLRHLYWGPEQMLTHHTVTGCNLRPGDLLATGTISGPEKESYGSLLELSWRGSEPLQLPDGENRAFLEDGDTVVIRGRAQGQGWHIGFGEARGTILPARPLE
- a CDS encoding TolC family protein, whose translation is MQTPAVGPWRPLFWLLALLACGLPGNAPRAAEAGQDPGGTAGPADTLRLSWTDFQSNRARHPRLAEARAAIREAEGATRAARALPNPSWEARVLSVDPLGGGDPAREDEWSVSVPVDWLWTRPGAVKAARATKAQAEAEARLVEQAVQMEAGAVFWGLVRDQALVESLDELSHQLQDLRQAVETRVRVGEARPVEATRARVEALQAELEAAAALRSLALSREQFARWLPAGERRVPLAMAALETLVATPEPGAGGALPDHPLLQAARARVGAQRGALAVERGRILPKLELLASLERADDRRSTGAGLAVELPLFNWNRGPIQQAHARLDAAEAGLETERRRWADERAAALAACESSREEARAYREQILPQAEEAARVLTHSWRVGESNLFELIDARRTLAATRRQAILVYCQAQLDGLRLEILLEKETNK
- a CDS encoding efflux RND transporter periplasmic adaptor subunit; translated protein: MKTRIISLNLALLALLALAQSCGKPAAEPAHEEVAVVEEDHEGHGHAAEGEAELSDLDRPVDELFAATCEHEMNTYKCAECRYEVGVVHTPPQLFQEGLLKLGKVERRVVDLPLTLMGEVVFDEGRVTHLSPVTAGIIRQVHVTLGQRVRRGQLLLELESAEAGEAQERQLEAEAQVARATRDFERASELRDQGINSEKEFLQARQEQESARIRLNTAQSRLASMGLSAQDPPGRVLVRAPEDGTVLTLHAVPGESVHPEESLVTVGDNRVLWVWCDLYERDIAGLLSGPQPARRPARVTVKAWPQESFTGSVEFISPSMDVASRTAKVRVAVQNKDQRLLAGMFAQVQVYLPGSENVQAVPAAAVCEDEGRSFVFVPHGADYFVRRPVVTGRAWADWVELVQPTDLSTVVADGVFLLKSDVLRSKMGAGCAD
- a CDS encoding CusA/CzcA family heavy metal efflux RND transporter, translated to MKLNLWLLQHRLLMVLAALVLTAAGLVAWRNLPIDAFPDVTNIQVMILSQAPGLAATDVEDRISYPIEQVMRGLPRVTQVRSLSKAGLSQVVVIFEDGVDTYWTRQQVFERLAVAREQLPPGVEPELGPISTGLGEIYQYTLESDSLGAMELRTIQDWLVAPLLKPVPGVNEVNSFGGLVRQVQVLVDPDKLLTYGLTLDEVATALEANNANAGGGVVARGWEQVYLRGVGLLGGIGDVENVVLRARDGSPVRVQDIAEVVIGAESRQGAVTRDGHGEAVAGMIIMLKGANAKDVVSRVKESIGRIQETLPAGVRLNVFYDRTTLIQACIRTVQNALLEGGVFVILVLFLFLAEFRTALIVLLSLPLTFLISFIVMGWAGLSSNLMSLGGLAFSVGMVVDASIVVVENVRRHLAEALPETSIREVVARAVTEVARPVAFSVLIVAIILVPLYTLQGIEGKMFAPLASTMLIALLVSLVVAFTIIPALADLLLKKIPEREFGFTKRLHAGYLRLLARAIARPGLTLGLSGGALLASLALVPFIGTEFMPPLDEGAIAINVVRLPNASLEGSVAVATAIEKRLAAYPEVECVVSKTGRAEISEDPMGPEQTDVIIMLKPRGKWKTGRDKTELVAAIQTDLASIPGVRYSFSQPIALRVNELISGVKSDLAVKIFGPDLDVLKELADKAAAVLQQVEGASDVKVEQISGMLQLDVRIDRAAAARHGISMADINDTIELAVAGRQATTLIEEQRRIAVVLRYPAANRTTQAELERLLVAAPGGERVPLAQLATFELVETPTQVSRENGMRRVVAEANVRDRDLGSFVAEVQQRMQPLLKSLPTGYHLEYGGQFENQQRAMRQLALVVPVALLLILVLLYLALGSIGASLLVLLNLPFSLVGGILAVVLFRMPLSVSAAVAFIVLLGVAVQNGVVLVAFFRQLRADGESIEETVRIGCDLRFRPLLMTALTSFIGHLPMLYATGSGADIQRPLAVVVMGGLVTSTLLTLIVLPTLYLTAHRWRSARRARAAR
- a CDS encoding nitroreductase family protein yields the protein MNAAAGDMNPVLEQIWAHRSIRAYRPEPLDDGLLDEVLEAGLRAASSGNMQTWSVIVTRDAERRRGLWELHLRQDMILQAPVVLAFCADFRRMSQWCRQRGAEPGYDNLLSFLVATGDVFLAAQTAVLAAESLGLGTCYMGTTLNAMDGLCGFYGLPPGVVPVTSVVLGWPAEDPAPRLRLPLAGLRHDERFREYTAEEIEATYRIRDVEGWARYLAFPELAARMGRDGIENLAQVYTRLKYRKPDFDEASRRILATLRRQGFMAQDE